In Rosa rugosa chromosome 4, drRosRugo1.1, whole genome shotgun sequence, the genomic stretch TGTATAAAAGTCAAGATGCAAATTGAATAGTAATTAGCAGCCTATAAATAAAGCGCGctaaaaaataatgaaaaagatATACTCTAGTCGAAGTCCCCCAGTTCCCAGAAAGAGCAGTTGCCATCGGTGAGGTGATGACCATGTTTCAATTTTTATTGACAAAGCCAGTTAAGCAATCCCTCTACATCTCAGCATCTCTAATACTTGTAATTGTAGTCCCTCTGTATCTCTCCCTCAATTCCACAGCACCAGGACCAAAAGAAACCAGTTCCTCCGGGTCTGAAGAAAAAAGTCAAGAAACCCCAATGGCCACCAACACATTTGGAGTCAAGGTTGAAAAGAATCCAACTCAATCCCAACTGACTGAGCTTGGAGTCACCACATGGCCAAAGTATGAATCTTTACCTTTACTTTTTCATCTTGAGTTGAAAAGGTTCAACTTTTATGTTTGTGATTACAACAAATCTTTGTTAATTTCTAATATTTTGGATGATGGGTTTGCTTAGTTTTGACTAGTATGAAATTGGTTATGGTTTTTGGAGGTAGATATTGAAAGTCATCTCTCACTGGTGGTGTTTGTTGCTAATTAGGATGATGATTGCTTGGTTCGACTAGGGTGAAAGTGCTTATGGTATTTGCAGAGGTCCTTCAATTACTGGGTAGAGCTTTTGTGTCTAATACTTTGAGATGGTGGGTATGCTTGGTTGGACTAGTGTGATAATGTTATGGTTTATGGGGATAGTTATGAAAAGTCAGATCCTTCAATTTCTGGGTGGATATATTTTCTAATATTTTGGGTGGTACATATGCTTGATTTGACAAAATCCTTATGATAGTTGATGAACATCGGATCCTTCAACTACTGAGTAGAGTACCAGAGTTTTTGTTTCTATAATTTTGGGTGATTGAGTTTGCTTGGTTTGGCTACTGTAAATTTTGGAGACAGAGAAAATCAGAGGTCCAGTGACAGGGTAGAGTTTCTGTTTCTAATATTTGGGATGATAGGTATGCTTGATTCGACTAGTGTTGAAATGCTTATGGTTTTTCGAGATGGTTATTGAAGTTCAGATCCTTGAGTTACTGGTAGAGCTTTTGTTTGTGCTATTTTGGATGATGGGTATGCTTGGTTTGACTAGTGTGAAAATTCTTATGGTTATTGGTGATAGTTATAGAATTTCAGACCCTTCCATTACTGCTTAGAGATTTTGTTAgttcatttttctttcatacTGTTCTGGATGAAAAAGTTGTAAAGCGATGGTGATAAAGAAACTAATGATAGATGAAGAAATGGAGGCTGTCTATAGCTTGTGGAGAGGAGAATCAAAGTTACATTATAGCCTACCTCATTAACTTACACTCTTTTATCAAAAGCATGGAGAGTAGTGATGTAGAATAAGATTAAGCCTTAACGTCAAGAGAAAATCCAGTTCTCTCAGTACTTTACAATTCATTTTGCATTTATTTCAACTAAGCTTGGTCTTTCACATCAGGTTAAGGTAACCTGGTAACCTTCCCTAAATGTGGTAGATTCATGGTCCTCGGCCAACAGTGGATTGAAGTTGAAGAATATAGGATGATATTGTAATTCTCTTCGAAGCCACACAGTGGTGAGGCTCGAATTTCATGACGAGTTATCTTGCTAATCCTGTAACTATTTCAATATGGATTGCACCTTGAGGAGGTGCTGTCCCAACTCTTGTTCTCAATGTGGAAGAAAACTTGTTTCACTTGTTTAACAAAACTGGTTAATTTTAGCTTTTCTGCTGTATGTTTTTCTTAGATAAAAATTCTTATTCTCCTCTTGAGAAAAGATACTGCAGGAAGTCACGACTTTGTGTTTATTATTATAACTGAAAAGGAATGAGTTCCAGTACTTTCATATGTTGAATTTGTATGCCTTTTGTGGCTCTCCCTGTGAATCTGATCCTCTCATGTAGTATGACGTGTAAGTATGCTTAAATTGCAGCTGCTGCAGCATATTTAGCTTGTATTACATCTGCCTATGTGgtgttatttatttttgttgattCTTCCTTCAGTACTTTTATACTCACCAATAGTCTGCATTAGATTGGTATTAGTGTCAGAGTTTACTCACATCTGATTGAAGATTATCTACTTACCATTGCCTATTAGATTCATCCATCTAACTGGGtattttgttttatatatatgaAAAGGTTCCCTGTACTGTTCTTAGATTATTTTGTAGAACCTGTTAGCCTTTTGCAATGATCCAATTGCGAATTCATGACCAGGTGGGAGTGTGGTCCAAGCAAATTCCCATGGAGTTTCACTGCTACAGAGACTATGTATCTGCTAAAGGGGAAGGTGAATGTACAAGTTGACGGGCATGAAGGATCTTTTGAGATTGGGGCTGGTGATTTGGTTGTGTTCCCTAAAGGAATGAAGGTCACCTGGGATGTCATTGAAGGCGTGAACAAGCATTATAGCTTGGAGAAGTAAGCATGCGATGTATCAAATGTATGGTACTATTAGCATCTATGATTTTCAAGTACAATGTTGACAAATCATTCCAATCCAAGTACAAACAAGCAACTGTCTGTTTCATTTGAGTTCTGCATCAGAATGTATCTTGTAGTTGTACAAAAATTTGCCccccttcccccccccccccgggtaTCCTCTTTTAACTTTTGTTCTAAGCCTGTTGATCCTTGTGTTTATTTAATTTCCTGACAGCattccttcaattttttttttccaacttttTGGCGACTAG encodes the following:
- the LOC133743941 gene encoding uncharacterized protein LOC133743941 isoform X2 produces the protein MATNTFGVKVEKNPTQSQLTELGVTTWPKWECGPSKFPWSFTATETMYLLKGKVNVQVDGHEGSFEIGAGDLVVFPKGMKVTWDVIEGVNKHYSLEK
- the LOC133743941 gene encoding uncharacterized protein LOC133743941 isoform X1; this translates as MTMFQFLLTKPVKQSLYISASLILVIVVPLYLSLNSTAPGPKETSSSGSEEKSQETPMATNTFGVKVEKNPTQSQLTELGVTTWPKWECGPSKFPWSFTATETMYLLKGKVNVQVDGHEGSFEIGAGDLVVFPKGMKVTWDVIEGVNKHYSLEK